In Camelina sativa cultivar DH55 chromosome 16, Cs, whole genome shotgun sequence, a single window of DNA contains:
- the LOC104752010 gene encoding calcium uniporter protein 2, mitochondrial-like — protein sequence MAMRKLLSKKLFNMTNVASQSLMNCRISSSSLAVRTRVPKESGDTARIAPEPGDMGVSRRFLHNTAMIRPEIMQMPVGESLIEKIREIDGSKDRIRLDGLAPPVKEETETETTETSLTVGDMKKLLRAAQIEIVKSKLRETGRSWMPYSEFVSVCGEGSSDPDLGSRIAKMLDDSANVIVLGDSVCLRPDQVTKSIEGLLPLPKIHNPNDPRRIELKELEAEKAVIDVKAHSLVRKELWAGLGYLILQTAGFMRLTFWELSWDVMEPICFYVTSMYFMAGYAFFLRTSKEPSFEGFYQSRFEAKQRKLMNEYEFDLERYDELKKLFCSKPSAHVSNILGAIKS from the exons aTGGCGATGAGGAAGCTTTTATCGAAGAAGCTCTTCAACATGACGAATGTCGCGTCGCAGAGTCTTATGAATTGTCGTATCTCTTCTTCCTCGTTAGCCGTACGAACCAGAGTTCCGAAGGAATCAGGCGATACGGCGAGGATCGCACCGGAGCCTGGGGATATGGGTGTTTCGCGGCGGTTTTTGCATAACACTGCTATGATTAGGCCGGAGATTATGCAGATGCCTGTTGGTGAGAGTTTGATTGAGAAGATCCGTGAGATTGATGGGAGTAAGGATCGGATTCGATTAGACGGACTTGCTCCTCCGGTTAAGGAAGAGACTGAGACGGAGACAACGGAAACGAGTCTTACGGTTGGGGATATGAAGAAGCTGCTAAGAGCGGCGCAGATCGAGATTGTGAAATCGAAGCTTAGAGAGACGGGGAGAAGCTGGATGCCGTATTCGGAGTTTGTTAGCGTTTGTGGTGAAGGTTCTTCAGATCCAGATCTAGGATCTAGAATCGCCAAGATGCTTGATGATTCAGCAAACGTCATCGTTTTGGGAGATTCCGTTTGTCTTAGACCTGATCAG GTTACAAAATCCATTGAAGGACTGCTTCCTTTGCCAAAGATCCATAACCCAAATGACCCACGGAGAATCGAGTTGAAAGAGCTCGAAGCAGAAAAGGCAGTGATTGATGTGAAAGCGCATTCTTTGGTGAGGAAAGAGCTCTGGGCTGGTCTTGGTTACTTGATCCTACAGACCGCAgggttcatgaggctaacttttTGGGAACTCTCGTGGGACGTGATGGAGCCGATCTGTTTCTATGTCACGTCCATGTACTTTATGGCTGGTTACGCGTTTTTCCTCAGGACATCGAAAGAGCCTTCTTTTGAAGGGTTTTACCAAAGCAGGTTCGAGGCTAAACAGAGAAAGTTGATGAATGAGTATGAGTTTGATTTGGAGAGGTATGATGAACTGAAGAAGCTGTTTTGCTCTAAGCCTTCAGCTCATGTTTCCAACATTCTTGGAGCTATCAagagttaa
- the LOC104752011 gene encoding heterodimeric geranylgeranyl pyrophosphate synthase large subunit 2 has protein sequence MGQITRERSFFILFDEMEPQILFLYLSLLILSINFFFTNLKPRLARLLQPSLETRAKAAFLSQKEVAEFLDSPKDEEDEDIVSDDDLTFEFDPYMMSKAESVNKALAEAIPVGEPLKIHEAMRYAILAAGKRVRPILCLASCELVGGKENAAMPAACAVEMIHTMSLIKDDLPCMDNDDLRRGKPTTHKVYGEGVAILSGGALLSLAFEHMTTAEISPERMVWAVRELARSIGTKGLVAGQAMDISSEGVDLSEAGLEHLEFIHVHKTAVLLETAAVLGAIIGGGSDEQIERVRKFARCIGLLFQVVDDILDETKSSEELGKTAGKDQLLGKLTYPKLMGLEKSKEFVKRLTRDARQHLQGFSSEKVAPLVSLTTFIANRNK, from the coding sequence ATGGGACAAATAACTCgagaaagaagtttttttattttatttgatgaaatgGAACCTCAAATtctttttctctatctctcaCTTCTCATTCTCTCCATTAACTTCTTCTTCACGAATCTTAAACCGAGGCTAGCCCGTCTCCTCCAGCCTTCTCTGGAAACTCGGGCCAAGGCTGCGTTTTTATCCCAAAAAGAAGTAGCCGAGTTTCTTGATTCTcccaaagacgaagaagatgaagatatcGTATCAGATGACGACTTGACGTTTGAATTTGATCCGTACATGATGAGCAAAGCCGAATCAGTTAACAAAGCTCTAGCGGAAGCCATTCCTGTCGGCGAGCCACTCAAGATCCACGAGGCCATGCGTTATGCGATTCTTGCTGCTGGGAAACGCGTTAGGCCAATACTTTGTCTCGCTTCTTGTGAGCTGGTAGGTGGCAAAGAGAATGCAGCAATGCCAGCCGCTTGTGCGGTTGAGATGATCCACACGATGTCTCTTATCAAAGACGATTTACCTTGTATGGACAATGATGACCTACGCCGTGGGAAGCCAACGACGCATAAAGTATATGGTGAAGGAGTGGCTATTCTCTCCGGTGGGGCTCTCTTGTCTCTTGCCTTCGAGCACATGACGACGGCAGAGATATCACCGGAGAGAATGGTATGGGCGGTGAGAGAATTGGCTAGGTCTATTGGCACGAAAGGGTTAGTCGCGGGACAAGCGATGGATATAAGCAGTGAAGGTGTGGACCTAAGCGAAGCTGGATTAGAGCATTTGGAGTTTATCCATGTCCATAAGACCGCGGTTTTGTTGGAAACTGCCGCGGTTCTTGGAGCCATTATTGGTGGTGGATCTGATGAGCAGATTGAGAGAGTGAGGAAGTTTGCAAGGTGCATTGGGTTGTTGTTTCAAGTGGTGGATGATATTTTGGACGAGACGAAGTCCTCGGAGGAATTGGGAAAAACTGCCGGAAAAGATCAGCTCCTCGGAAAGCTAACGTATCCGAAGTTAATGGGATTGGAGAAATCGAAAGAATTTGTTAAGAGATTGACGAGAGATGCACGGCAACATCTTCAAGGGTTTAGTTCGGAAAAGGTGGCTCCTTTAGTATCTCTTACTACTTTTATTGCTAACAGAAATAAgtga